In a genomic window of Physeter macrocephalus isolate SW-GA chromosome 14, ASM283717v5, whole genome shotgun sequence:
- the GNAS gene encoding guanine nucleotide-binding protein G(s) subunit alpha isoform X4 translates to MGCLGNSKTEDQRNEEKAQREANKKIEKQLQKDKQVYRATHRLLLLGAGESGKSTIVKQMRILHVNGFNGDEKATKVQDIKNNLKEAIETIVAAMSNLVPPVELANPENQFRVDYILSVMNVPDFDFPPEFYEHAKALWEDEGVRACYERSNEYQLIDCAQYFLDKIDVIKQADYVPSDQDLLRCRVLTSGIFETKFQVDKVNFHMFDVGGQRDERRKWIQCFNDVTAIIFVVASSSYNMVIREDNQTNRLQEALNLFKSIWNNRWLRTISVILFLNKQDLLAEKVLAGKSKIEDYFPEFARYTTPEDATPEPGEDPRVTRAKYFIRDEFLRISTASGDGRHYCYPHFTCAVDTENIRRVFNDCRDIIQRMHLRQYELL, encoded by the exons atgggCTGCCTCGGAAACAGTAAGACCGAGGACCAGCGCAACGAGGAGAAGGCGCAGCGCGAGGCCAACAAAAAGATCGAGAAGCAGCTGCAGAAGGACAAGCAGGTCTACCGGGCCACGCACCGCCTGCTGCTGCTGG GTGCTGGAGAATCTGGTAAAAGCACCATCGTGAAGCAAATGAGGATCCTGCATGTTAATGGGTTTAATGGAGA TGAGAAGGCAACCAAAGTGCAGGACATCAAAAACAACCTGAAAGAGGCCATTGAA ACCATCGTGGCCGCCATGAGCAACCTGGTGCCCCCCGTGGAGCTGGCCAACCCCGAGAACCAGTTCAGAGTGGACTACATTCTGAGCGTGATGAACGTGCCAGACTTTGATTTCCCTCCC GAATTCTACGAGCACGCCAAGGCTCTGTGGGAGGACGAGGGGGTGCGCGCCTGCTACGAGCGCTCCAACGAGTACCAGCTCATCGACTGCGCCCAGTA cTTCCTGGACAAGATTGACGTCATCAAGCAGGCTGACTATGTGCCCAGCGACCAG GACCTGCTGCGCTGCCGTGTCCTGACTTCTGGAATCTTTGAGACCAAGTTCCAGGTGGATAAAGTCAACTTCCA CATGTTTGACGTGGGCGGCCAGCGTGATGAACGCCGCAAATGGATCCAGTGCTTTAATG ATGTGACTGCCATCATCTTCGTGGTTGCCAGCAGCAGCTACAACATGGTCATCCGGGAGGACAACCAGACCAACCGCCTGCAGGAGGCTCTGAACCTCTTCAAGAGCATCTGGAACAACAG ATGGCTGCGCACCATCTCTGTGATTCTGTTCCTCAACAAGCAAGATCTGCTCGCTGAGAAAGTCCTTGCTGGAAAATCGAAGATTGAGGACTACTTTCCAGAATTTGCTCGCTACACTACTCCTGAGGATG CAACTCCCGAGCCTGGAGAGGACCCACGCGTGACCCGGGCCAAGTACTTCATTCGAGATGAATTTCTG AGAATCAGCACTGCTAGTGGAGACGGGCGCCACTATTGCTACCCTCACTTCACCTGCGCTGTGGACACAGAGAACATTCGCCGTGTGTTCAATGACTGCCGTGACATCATCCAGCGCATGCACCTCCGTCAGTATGAGCTGCTCTAA
- the GNAS gene encoding guanine nucleotide-binding protein G(s) subunit alpha isoform X5 translates to MRILHVNGFNGEGGEEDPQAARSNSDGSEKATKVQDIKNNLKEAIETIVAAMSNLVPPVELANPENQFRVDYILSVMNVPDFDFPPEFYEHAKALWEDEGVRACYERSNEYQLIDCAQYFLDKIDVIKQADYVPSDQDLLRCRVLTSGIFETKFQVDKVNFHMFDVGGQRDERRKWIQCFNDVTAIIFVVASSSYNMVIREDNQTNRLQEALNLFKSIWNNRWLRTISVILFLNKQDLLAEKVLAGKSKIEDYFPEFARYTTPEDATPEPGEDPRVTRAKYFIRDEFLRISTASGDGRHYCYPHFTCAVDTENIRRVFNDCRDIIQRMHLRQYELL, encoded by the exons ATGAGGATCCTGCATGTTAATGGGTTTAATGGAGA GGGCGGCGAAGAGGACCCGCAGGCTGCAAGGAGCAACAGCGATG GTAGTGAGAAGGCAACCAAAGTGCAGGACATCAAAAACAACCTGAAAGAGGCCATTGAA ACCATCGTGGCCGCCATGAGCAACCTGGTGCCCCCCGTGGAGCTGGCCAACCCCGAGAACCAGTTCAGAGTGGACTACATTCTGAGCGTGATGAACGTGCCAGACTTTGATTTCCCTCCC GAATTCTACGAGCACGCCAAGGCTCTGTGGGAGGACGAGGGGGTGCGCGCCTGCTACGAGCGCTCCAACGAGTACCAGCTCATCGACTGCGCCCAGTA cTTCCTGGACAAGATTGACGTCATCAAGCAGGCTGACTATGTGCCCAGCGACCAG GACCTGCTGCGCTGCCGTGTCCTGACTTCTGGAATCTTTGAGACCAAGTTCCAGGTGGATAAAGTCAACTTCCA CATGTTTGACGTGGGCGGCCAGCGTGATGAACGCCGCAAATGGATCCAGTGCTTTAATG ATGTGACTGCCATCATCTTCGTGGTTGCCAGCAGCAGCTACAACATGGTCATCCGGGAGGACAACCAGACCAACCGCCTGCAGGAGGCTCTGAACCTCTTCAAGAGCATCTGGAACAACAG ATGGCTGCGCACCATCTCTGTGATTCTGTTCCTCAACAAGCAAGATCTGCTCGCTGAGAAAGTCCTTGCTGGAAAATCGAAGATTGAGGACTACTTTCCAGAATTTGCTCGCTACACTACTCCTGAGGATG CAACTCCCGAGCCTGGAGAGGACCCACGCGTGACCCGGGCCAAGTACTTCATTCGAGATGAATTTCTG AGAATCAGCACTGCTAGTGGAGACGGGCGCCACTATTGCTACCCTCACTTCACCTGCGCTGTGGACACAGAGAACATTCGCCGTGTGTTCAATGACTGCCGTGACATCATCCAGCGCATGCACCTCCGTCAGTATGAGCTGCTCTAA
- the GNAS gene encoding guanine nucleotide-binding protein G(s) subunit alpha isoform X6 encodes MRILHVNGFNGDSEKATKVQDIKNNLKEAIETIVAAMSNLVPPVELANPENQFRVDYILSVMNVPDFDFPPEFYEHAKALWEDEGVRACYERSNEYQLIDCAQYFLDKIDVIKQADYVPSDQDLLRCRVLTSGIFETKFQVDKVNFHMFDVGGQRDERRKWIQCFNDVTAIIFVVASSSYNMVIREDNQTNRLQEALNLFKSIWNNRWLRTISVILFLNKQDLLAEKVLAGKSKIEDYFPEFARYTTPEDATPEPGEDPRVTRAKYFIRDEFLRISTASGDGRHYCYPHFTCAVDTENIRRVFNDCRDIIQRMHLRQYELL; translated from the exons ATGAGGATCCTGCATGTTAATGGGTTTAATGGAGA TAGTGAGAAGGCAACCAAAGTGCAGGACATCAAAAACAACCTGAAAGAGGCCATTGAA ACCATCGTGGCCGCCATGAGCAACCTGGTGCCCCCCGTGGAGCTGGCCAACCCCGAGAACCAGTTCAGAGTGGACTACATTCTGAGCGTGATGAACGTGCCAGACTTTGATTTCCCTCCC GAATTCTACGAGCACGCCAAGGCTCTGTGGGAGGACGAGGGGGTGCGCGCCTGCTACGAGCGCTCCAACGAGTACCAGCTCATCGACTGCGCCCAGTA cTTCCTGGACAAGATTGACGTCATCAAGCAGGCTGACTATGTGCCCAGCGACCAG GACCTGCTGCGCTGCCGTGTCCTGACTTCTGGAATCTTTGAGACCAAGTTCCAGGTGGATAAAGTCAACTTCCA CATGTTTGACGTGGGCGGCCAGCGTGATGAACGCCGCAAATGGATCCAGTGCTTTAATG ATGTGACTGCCATCATCTTCGTGGTTGCCAGCAGCAGCTACAACATGGTCATCCGGGAGGACAACCAGACCAACCGCCTGCAGGAGGCTCTGAACCTCTTCAAGAGCATCTGGAACAACAG ATGGCTGCGCACCATCTCTGTGATTCTGTTCCTCAACAAGCAAGATCTGCTCGCTGAGAAAGTCCTTGCTGGAAAATCGAAGATTGAGGACTACTTTCCAGAATTTGCTCGCTACACTACTCCTGAGGATG CAACTCCCGAGCCTGGAGAGGACCCACGCGTGACCCGGGCCAAGTACTTCATTCGAGATGAATTTCTG AGAATCAGCACTGCTAGTGGAGACGGGCGCCACTATTGCTACCCTCACTTCACCTGCGCTGTGGACACAGAGAACATTCGCCGTGTGTTCAATGACTGCCGTGACATCATCCAGCGCATGCACCTCCGTCAGTATGAGCTGCTCTAA
- the GNAS gene encoding guanine nucleotide-binding protein G(s) subunit alpha isoform X7 — protein MRILHVNGFNGDEKATKVQDIKNNLKEAIETIVAAMSNLVPPVELANPENQFRVDYILSVMNVPDFDFPPEFYEHAKALWEDEGVRACYERSNEYQLIDCAQYFLDKIDVIKQADYVPSDQDLLRCRVLTSGIFETKFQVDKVNFHMFDVGGQRDERRKWIQCFNDVTAIIFVVASSSYNMVIREDNQTNRLQEALNLFKSIWNNRWLRTISVILFLNKQDLLAEKVLAGKSKIEDYFPEFARYTTPEDATPEPGEDPRVTRAKYFIRDEFLRISTASGDGRHYCYPHFTCAVDTENIRRVFNDCRDIIQRMHLRQYELL, from the exons ATGAGGATCCTGCATGTTAATGGGTTTAATGGAGA TGAGAAGGCAACCAAAGTGCAGGACATCAAAAACAACCTGAAAGAGGCCATTGAA ACCATCGTGGCCGCCATGAGCAACCTGGTGCCCCCCGTGGAGCTGGCCAACCCCGAGAACCAGTTCAGAGTGGACTACATTCTGAGCGTGATGAACGTGCCAGACTTTGATTTCCCTCCC GAATTCTACGAGCACGCCAAGGCTCTGTGGGAGGACGAGGGGGTGCGCGCCTGCTACGAGCGCTCCAACGAGTACCAGCTCATCGACTGCGCCCAGTA cTTCCTGGACAAGATTGACGTCATCAAGCAGGCTGACTATGTGCCCAGCGACCAG GACCTGCTGCGCTGCCGTGTCCTGACTTCTGGAATCTTTGAGACCAAGTTCCAGGTGGATAAAGTCAACTTCCA CATGTTTGACGTGGGCGGCCAGCGTGATGAACGCCGCAAATGGATCCAGTGCTTTAATG ATGTGACTGCCATCATCTTCGTGGTTGCCAGCAGCAGCTACAACATGGTCATCCGGGAGGACAACCAGACCAACCGCCTGCAGGAGGCTCTGAACCTCTTCAAGAGCATCTGGAACAACAG ATGGCTGCGCACCATCTCTGTGATTCTGTTCCTCAACAAGCAAGATCTGCTCGCTGAGAAAGTCCTTGCTGGAAAATCGAAGATTGAGGACTACTTTCCAGAATTTGCTCGCTACACTACTCCTGAGGATG CAACTCCCGAGCCTGGAGAGGACCCACGCGTGACCCGGGCCAAGTACTTCATTCGAGATGAATTTCTG AGAATCAGCACTGCTAGTGGAGACGGGCGCCACTATTGCTACCCTCACTTCACCTGCGCTGTGGACACAGAGAACATTCGCCGTGTGTTCAATGACTGCCGTGACATCATCCAGCGCATGCACCTCCGTCAGTATGAGCTGCTCTAA
- the GNAS gene encoding guanine nucleotide-binding protein G(s) subunit alpha isoform X1 → MGCLGNSKTEDQRNEEKAQREANKKIEKQLQKDKQVYRATHRLLLLGAGESGKSTIVKQMRILHVNGFNGEGGEEDPQAARSNSDGSEKATKVQDIKNNLKEAIETIVAAMSNLVPPVELANPENQFRVDYILSVMNVPDFDFPPEFYEHAKALWEDEGVRACYERSNEYQLIDCAQYFLDKIDVIKQADYVPSDQDLLRCRVLTSGIFETKFQVDKVNFHMFDVGGQRDERRKWIQCFNDVTAIIFVVASSSYNMVIREDNQTNRLQEALNLFKSIWNNRWLRTISVILFLNKQDLLAEKVLAGKSKIEDYFPEFARYTTPEDATPEPGEDPRVTRAKYFIRDEFLRISTASGDGRHYCYPHFTCAVDTENIRRVFNDCRDIIQRMHLRQYELL, encoded by the exons atgggCTGCCTCGGAAACAGTAAGACCGAGGACCAGCGCAACGAGGAGAAGGCGCAGCGCGAGGCCAACAAAAAGATCGAGAAGCAGCTGCAGAAGGACAAGCAGGTCTACCGGGCCACGCACCGCCTGCTGCTGCTGG GTGCTGGAGAATCTGGTAAAAGCACCATCGTGAAGCAAATGAGGATCCTGCATGTTAATGGGTTTAATGGAGA GGGCGGCGAAGAGGACCCGCAGGCTGCAAGGAGCAACAGCGATG GTAGTGAGAAGGCAACCAAAGTGCAGGACATCAAAAACAACCTGAAAGAGGCCATTGAA ACCATCGTGGCCGCCATGAGCAACCTGGTGCCCCCCGTGGAGCTGGCCAACCCCGAGAACCAGTTCAGAGTGGACTACATTCTGAGCGTGATGAACGTGCCAGACTTTGATTTCCCTCCC GAATTCTACGAGCACGCCAAGGCTCTGTGGGAGGACGAGGGGGTGCGCGCCTGCTACGAGCGCTCCAACGAGTACCAGCTCATCGACTGCGCCCAGTA cTTCCTGGACAAGATTGACGTCATCAAGCAGGCTGACTATGTGCCCAGCGACCAG GACCTGCTGCGCTGCCGTGTCCTGACTTCTGGAATCTTTGAGACCAAGTTCCAGGTGGATAAAGTCAACTTCCA CATGTTTGACGTGGGCGGCCAGCGTGATGAACGCCGCAAATGGATCCAGTGCTTTAATG ATGTGACTGCCATCATCTTCGTGGTTGCCAGCAGCAGCTACAACATGGTCATCCGGGAGGACAACCAGACCAACCGCCTGCAGGAGGCTCTGAACCTCTTCAAGAGCATCTGGAACAACAG ATGGCTGCGCACCATCTCTGTGATTCTGTTCCTCAACAAGCAAGATCTGCTCGCTGAGAAAGTCCTTGCTGGAAAATCGAAGATTGAGGACTACTTTCCAGAATTTGCTCGCTACACTACTCCTGAGGATG CAACTCCCGAGCCTGGAGAGGACCCACGCGTGACCCGGGCCAAGTACTTCATTCGAGATGAATTTCTG AGAATCAGCACTGCTAGTGGAGACGGGCGCCACTATTGCTACCCTCACTTCACCTGCGCTGTGGACACAGAGAACATTCGCCGTGTGTTCAATGACTGCCGTGACATCATCCAGCGCATGCACCTCCGTCAGTATGAGCTGCTCTAA
- the GNAS gene encoding guanine nucleotide-binding protein G(s) subunit alpha isoform X3: MGCLGNSKTEDQRNEEKAQREANKKIEKQLQKDKQVYRATHRLLLLGAGESGKSTIVKQMRILHVNGFNGDSEKATKVQDIKNNLKEAIETIVAAMSNLVPPVELANPENQFRVDYILSVMNVPDFDFPPEFYEHAKALWEDEGVRACYERSNEYQLIDCAQYFLDKIDVIKQADYVPSDQDLLRCRVLTSGIFETKFQVDKVNFHMFDVGGQRDERRKWIQCFNDVTAIIFVVASSSYNMVIREDNQTNRLQEALNLFKSIWNNRWLRTISVILFLNKQDLLAEKVLAGKSKIEDYFPEFARYTTPEDATPEPGEDPRVTRAKYFIRDEFLRISTASGDGRHYCYPHFTCAVDTENIRRVFNDCRDIIQRMHLRQYELL, translated from the exons atgggCTGCCTCGGAAACAGTAAGACCGAGGACCAGCGCAACGAGGAGAAGGCGCAGCGCGAGGCCAACAAAAAGATCGAGAAGCAGCTGCAGAAGGACAAGCAGGTCTACCGGGCCACGCACCGCCTGCTGCTGCTGG GTGCTGGAGAATCTGGTAAAAGCACCATCGTGAAGCAAATGAGGATCCTGCATGTTAATGGGTTTAATGGAGA TAGTGAGAAGGCAACCAAAGTGCAGGACATCAAAAACAACCTGAAAGAGGCCATTGAA ACCATCGTGGCCGCCATGAGCAACCTGGTGCCCCCCGTGGAGCTGGCCAACCCCGAGAACCAGTTCAGAGTGGACTACATTCTGAGCGTGATGAACGTGCCAGACTTTGATTTCCCTCCC GAATTCTACGAGCACGCCAAGGCTCTGTGGGAGGACGAGGGGGTGCGCGCCTGCTACGAGCGCTCCAACGAGTACCAGCTCATCGACTGCGCCCAGTA cTTCCTGGACAAGATTGACGTCATCAAGCAGGCTGACTATGTGCCCAGCGACCAG GACCTGCTGCGCTGCCGTGTCCTGACTTCTGGAATCTTTGAGACCAAGTTCCAGGTGGATAAAGTCAACTTCCA CATGTTTGACGTGGGCGGCCAGCGTGATGAACGCCGCAAATGGATCCAGTGCTTTAATG ATGTGACTGCCATCATCTTCGTGGTTGCCAGCAGCAGCTACAACATGGTCATCCGGGAGGACAACCAGACCAACCGCCTGCAGGAGGCTCTGAACCTCTTCAAGAGCATCTGGAACAACAG ATGGCTGCGCACCATCTCTGTGATTCTGTTCCTCAACAAGCAAGATCTGCTCGCTGAGAAAGTCCTTGCTGGAAAATCGAAGATTGAGGACTACTTTCCAGAATTTGCTCGCTACACTACTCCTGAGGATG CAACTCCCGAGCCTGGAGAGGACCCACGCGTGACCCGGGCCAAGTACTTCATTCGAGATGAATTTCTG AGAATCAGCACTGCTAGTGGAGACGGGCGCCACTATTGCTACCCTCACTTCACCTGCGCTGTGGACACAGAGAACATTCGCCGTGTGTTCAATGACTGCCGTGACATCATCCAGCGCATGCACCTCCGTCAGTATGAGCTGCTCTAA
- the GNAS gene encoding guanine nucleotide-binding protein G(s) subunit alpha isoform X2: MGCLGNSKTEDQRNEEKAQREANKKIEKQLQKDKQVYRATHRLLLLGAGESGKSTIVKQMRILHVNGFNGEGGEEDPQAARSNSDGEKATKVQDIKNNLKEAIETIVAAMSNLVPPVELANPENQFRVDYILSVMNVPDFDFPPEFYEHAKALWEDEGVRACYERSNEYQLIDCAQYFLDKIDVIKQADYVPSDQDLLRCRVLTSGIFETKFQVDKVNFHMFDVGGQRDERRKWIQCFNDVTAIIFVVASSSYNMVIREDNQTNRLQEALNLFKSIWNNRWLRTISVILFLNKQDLLAEKVLAGKSKIEDYFPEFARYTTPEDATPEPGEDPRVTRAKYFIRDEFLRISTASGDGRHYCYPHFTCAVDTENIRRVFNDCRDIIQRMHLRQYELL, from the exons atgggCTGCCTCGGAAACAGTAAGACCGAGGACCAGCGCAACGAGGAGAAGGCGCAGCGCGAGGCCAACAAAAAGATCGAGAAGCAGCTGCAGAAGGACAAGCAGGTCTACCGGGCCACGCACCGCCTGCTGCTGCTGG GTGCTGGAGAATCTGGTAAAAGCACCATCGTGAAGCAAATGAGGATCCTGCATGTTAATGGGTTTAATGGAGA GGGCGGCGAAGAGGACCCGCAGGCTGCAAGGAGCAACAGCGATGG TGAGAAGGCAACCAAAGTGCAGGACATCAAAAACAACCTGAAAGAGGCCATTGAA ACCATCGTGGCCGCCATGAGCAACCTGGTGCCCCCCGTGGAGCTGGCCAACCCCGAGAACCAGTTCAGAGTGGACTACATTCTGAGCGTGATGAACGTGCCAGACTTTGATTTCCCTCCC GAATTCTACGAGCACGCCAAGGCTCTGTGGGAGGACGAGGGGGTGCGCGCCTGCTACGAGCGCTCCAACGAGTACCAGCTCATCGACTGCGCCCAGTA cTTCCTGGACAAGATTGACGTCATCAAGCAGGCTGACTATGTGCCCAGCGACCAG GACCTGCTGCGCTGCCGTGTCCTGACTTCTGGAATCTTTGAGACCAAGTTCCAGGTGGATAAAGTCAACTTCCA CATGTTTGACGTGGGCGGCCAGCGTGATGAACGCCGCAAATGGATCCAGTGCTTTAATG ATGTGACTGCCATCATCTTCGTGGTTGCCAGCAGCAGCTACAACATGGTCATCCGGGAGGACAACCAGACCAACCGCCTGCAGGAGGCTCTGAACCTCTTCAAGAGCATCTGGAACAACAG ATGGCTGCGCACCATCTCTGTGATTCTGTTCCTCAACAAGCAAGATCTGCTCGCTGAGAAAGTCCTTGCTGGAAAATCGAAGATTGAGGACTACTTTCCAGAATTTGCTCGCTACACTACTCCTGAGGATG CAACTCCCGAGCCTGGAGAGGACCCACGCGTGACCCGGGCCAAGTACTTCATTCGAGATGAATTTCTG AGAATCAGCACTGCTAGTGGAGACGGGCGCCACTATTGCTACCCTCACTTCACCTGCGCTGTGGACACAGAGAACATTCGCCGTGTGTTCAATGACTGCCGTGACATCATCCAGCGCATGCACCTCCGTCAGTATGAGCTGCTCTAA
- the LOC129392729 gene encoding uncharacterized protein, with protein MLKMAMKIKARAVESERKTALAAAEVAAEAAAVAAALAEPRAPRKKGDTEKPPKKPEQEAPSEKLLTEKDWRKIEKKLLEQRRNEKEKERKKLEKMQKKKKKVPEAREEAQGPEAAADAAAAGADEGAAEGAGGGGVGAGAGATSRIWFEWDTDSSDEDEDEDEDDLFDALLGFRGAVWASGLLKISALSAHLPLLTFLVLSVRSPAWVLDFLLQKRPEKGRGCGFFFGATCCFRMFLGCAFFSFVGGRAKRRGRGRSGTSGAFGSGHGAQRQGRDERLI; from the coding sequence ATGCTGAAGATGGCCATGAAGATCAAAGCTCGGGCGGTCGAGAGCGAGAGGAAGACAGCGTTGGCTGCGGCCGAGGTGGCTGCCGAAGCTGCGGCGGTGGCTGCAGCGCTGGCCGAGCCGCGCGCACCGCGGAAGAAAGGGGACACCGAGAAGCCCCCCAAGAAGCCGGAGCAAGAGGCGCCCTCCGAGAAGTTGCTGACCGAAAAGGATTGGCGGAAGATCGAGAAGAAGCTACTAGAGCAGAGAAGAAacgagaaggagaaggagaggaagaagttggagaagatgcagaagaagaagaagaaggtgcCAGAAGCCCGGGAGGAGGCCCAAGGCCCGGAGGCCGCCGCCGATGCCGCCGCCGCCGGCGCAGACGAGGGCGCCGCGGAGGGCGCCGGCGGGGGCGGCGTGGGCGCCGGCGCCGGGGCCACGAGTAGGATCTGGTTCGAGTGGGACACGGACTCGAGCgacgaggacgaggacgaggacgaggacgaCCTGTTCGACGCCTTGCTAGGCTTCAGGGGCGCCGTGTGGGCGTCCGGGCTGCTGAAGATCAGCGCGCTGAGCGCCCACCTGCCGCTGCTGACCTTCCTGGTCCTCTCCGTGCGCAGCCCCGCGTGGGTGCTCGATTTCCTGCTGCAGAAGCGCCCGGAGAAGGGCCGCGGCTGCGGCTTCTTTTTCGGGGCGACCTGCTGCTTCCGAATGTTTCTGGGCTGCGCCTTCTTCTCCTTCGTGGGCGGCCGGGCCAAGCGCAGAGGCCGTGGGCGCTCCGGGACCTCGGGTGCCTTCGGCTCGGGCCATGGCGCCCAGCGCCAGGGGCGCGACGAGCGGCTCATCTAG